A genomic segment from Paenibacillus sp. FSL K6-1096 encodes:
- a CDS encoding MerR family transcriptional regulator: MGYSIKTIAQKSGLSQYTLRYYEREGVLPVVGRDANGNRCFNDEDLELISLICCLKDTGMAIADIKQFIAYSQEGRDRLPDQRRLLQEHKQHIDEKIKFFQSFARKIDHKIAYFASLENEANASGNPKTT, translated from the coding sequence ATGGGCTACAGCATCAAAACCATAGCACAAAAAAGCGGACTAAGCCAATATACGCTGCGTTACTATGAACGGGAGGGAGTATTGCCGGTAGTGGGAAGGGATGCCAACGGCAACCGCTGCTTCAACGACGAGGATCTGGAGCTGATCTCGTTAATCTGCTGCCTGAAGGATACCGGAATGGCTATCGCCGATATTAAGCAATTCATTGCGTACTCTCAAGAAGGCAGGGACCGTCTGCCCGACCAGCGCAGGCTGCTGCAGGAGCATAAACAGCATATCGATGAGAAGATTAAGTTCTTTCAGAGCTTTGCCCGGAAGATTGACCATAAGATTGCTTATTTTGCCTCCCTTGAGAATGAAGCGAACGCCTCCGGAAATCCTAAGACCACCTGA